One Rubrobacter aplysinae DNA segment encodes these proteins:
- a CDS encoding extracellular solute-binding protein, which produces MKNMQIPGRAISRKKFLKVGGAGVAGAAMLGTAGCAGGGEEEQGGDANSIGWQVIPPYSPQATDQSRVDYIESSISDWEESSEFSINPQVSSSNITAANARLLEQASQGRAPDIAMVDSYLFPRFYDFVRPLGEYMGDVSQEDYFPFARETMTNGGDVLGLQFTTDVRVMFYRTDLVEEPPSSWDELLEVGRGLRDREGLDPFLFPGGRDEATVTTSLLPYFWAQGGELVDDEGNPIFGEGENRESMLNSLNFIRQCVEAGITPQRVTEYGTEPDLNGDVSSGNTAMFLGANFQVGLLQEIMGVEEFNSQWAVAPIPSMEGGDNHATTAGGQMWGVFTENEDKQRAGVDFLKSAFVGNQGMAGWCNVGGYLPPRQPVFEVSDYEGNKYTDTFREHLEMYARNRPAAESYQDISTQLQIAVSNTISGERSPEDALEAAVNSVQS; this is translated from the coding sequence ATGAAGAACATGCAGATACCGGGTAGAGCGATAAGCCGGAAGAAGTTCCTTAAGGTAGGTGGCGCCGGGGTCGCGGGCGCCGCGATGCTCGGCACCGCCGGGTGCGCCGGTGGAGGCGAAGAGGAACAGGGAGGGGACGCAAACAGCATCGGGTGGCAGGTGATACCGCCTTACTCGCCACAGGCTACAGACCAATCCCGCGTCGACTACATAGAGAGTTCCATCTCCGACTGGGAAGAGTCTAGCGAGTTCTCGATCAACCCACAGGTAAGCTCTTCAAACATCACGGCGGCGAACGCAAGACTCTTGGAGCAGGCCTCCCAAGGCCGGGCCCCGGATATCGCAATGGTTGACTCCTATCTATTCCCCCGCTTCTACGACTTCGTGCGACCGCTAGGCGAGTATATGGGTGACGTTTCCCAAGAGGACTATTTCCCGTTTGCCCGTGAGACCATGACTAATGGCGGCGACGTCCTTGGCCTCCAGTTCACCACCGACGTCCGCGTGATGTTCTATCGTACGGATCTCGTAGAGGAGCCGCCGTCCTCCTGGGATGAGTTACTCGAGGTGGGTCGGGGCCTCCGGGACCGAGAGGGGCTCGATCCCTTTCTCTTTCCCGGCGGCCGAGACGAGGCGACCGTAACCACCTCCCTACTGCCATACTTCTGGGCTCAGGGAGGGGAGCTCGTCGACGATGAGGGCAATCCCATCTTTGGCGAGGGTGAAAACCGTGAGAGTATGCTTAATTCCTTGAATTTCATAAGGCAGTGCGTCGAAGCGGGGATAACGCCCCAGCGGGTCACTGAGTATGGGACGGAGCCGGACCTGAATGGTGACGTTTCGTCAGGGAACACGGCGATGTTCCTGGGCGCCAACTTCCAGGTCGGCCTCCTCCAGGAGATAATGGGAGTCGAGGAGTTCAATTCCCAGTGGGCAGTCGCCCCCATACCTTCGATGGAGGGCGGCGACAACCATGCAACCACAGCGGGCGGCCAGATGTGGGGGGTCTTCACGGAGAACGAGGACAAGCAGCGGGCCGGCGTTGATTTCTTGAAGTCCGCCTTCGTAGGCAATCAAGGTATGGCTGGGTGGTGCAACGTGGGCGGCTACCTTCCACCCCGTCAGCCGGTCTTCGAAGTCTCGGACTACGAGGGAAATAAATACACTGACACTTTCCGGGAGCACCTCGAGATGTACGCTCGCAATCGTCCCGCCGCAGAGAGCTACCAGGACATCTCCACCCAGCTACAGATCGCCGTTTCGAACACGATCTCCGGGGAACGGAGCCCGGAAGATGCCCTTGAGGCCGCGGTTAACTCGGTGCAATCATGA
- a CDS encoding carbohydrate ABC transporter permease, whose product MSLFGSPGFWNMLTVTAIFVSASVAFQMLLGFVIALLIDQGVQRGLKATIVTRTAVLTAWAIPGVIIGIIWSILYEQSASGILNYIFSSVGLVAEALPFLSDPDLALASVTAANIWRGTAFSMILIYAGLQTLPRDVLEAARIDGANALQRLFRVVIPILAPMLFINLVIVTIETFNTFDMVLALTGGGPGQSTEVIALSIYNKIFQQFDLGVGAATAMLLLVISAAMTTVYIAFIERSQGLE is encoded by the coding sequence ATGTCACTGTTCGGTTCGCCGGGCTTTTGGAACATGCTGACCGTGACGGCGATCTTCGTCTCGGCTAGCGTAGCCTTCCAGATGCTCTTAGGTTTCGTTATAGCGCTGCTCATAGATCAGGGCGTTCAGCGAGGCCTCAAAGCTACGATCGTCACCCGGACAGCGGTGCTCACCGCTTGGGCCATACCCGGGGTGATAATCGGGATCATCTGGAGCATCCTGTACGAGCAGTCCGCTTCGGGAATTCTCAATTACATCTTTAGCTCGGTTGGGTTGGTTGCAGAGGCCTTACCATTCCTCTCGGATCCGGATCTCGCGCTCGCTTCGGTGACCGCGGCTAACATCTGGCGCGGTACGGCCTTCAGCATGATCTTGATCTATGCCGGCCTCCAGACCCTGCCGCGGGATGTACTGGAGGCCGCTAGAATAGACGGGGCAAATGCCCTCCAGAGACTGTTCCGGGTGGTTATCCCAATTCTCGCACCAATGCTTTTTATTAACCTCGTGATAGTAACCATCGAAACTTTTAACACCTTTGATATGGTACTAGCGTTAACCGGTGGTGGCCCGGGCCAAAGCACGGAGGTCATCGCGCTCAGCATCTACAATAAGATATTCCAGCAGTTCGACCTTGGAGTTGGGGCCGCAACGGCCATGCTGCTGCTGGTAATAAGCGCCGCCATGACGACTGTGTACATAGCGTTCATAGAGCGTAGTCAGGGGTTGGAGTAG
- a CDS encoding carbohydrate ABC transporter permease, whose protein sequence is MNRILASKARRESLINAALYLCFGIVTLFFLFPVFWVLSMSLKSVPQLFATPPVWFPLNPQFGNYAYVIQNTSIVGYLLNSALIVAFSVVLTLIIATLAAYGFSRFIFRGKKLSLMAVLVFQMVSPVVIAIPLYRTLVALGLLNNFAGLIVVYVAVVLPFTTWFLKGYFDTIPHDLDDAASIDGCSRIQLLWRVLLPVCAPGIASSAIIVAVLSWSQFVVPFILLDDRTMYPVSVGLVNLQSNSDAITLHYLSAASVVAIGPVLVLFVILQRYIVGALASGAVKG, encoded by the coding sequence GTGAACAGAATACTCGCCAGTAAGGCGCGCCGGGAGTCGCTGATCAATGCCGCGCTGTACCTCTGTTTCGGGATAGTTACATTGTTCTTCTTGTTCCCGGTTTTCTGGGTGCTCTCGATGTCCTTGAAGTCCGTGCCACAACTCTTCGCGACCCCGCCAGTCTGGTTCCCTTTGAACCCGCAATTCGGGAATTATGCCTACGTGATCCAGAATACCTCTATAGTCGGGTATCTACTGAACTCGGCGTTAATAGTGGCCTTTAGTGTCGTGCTGACACTTATAATCGCAACCCTCGCGGCATACGGGTTCTCCCGGTTCATTTTCCGCGGCAAAAAGCTCTCTTTGATGGCTGTGTTGGTCTTCCAGATGGTCTCGCCGGTCGTTATAGCGATTCCTCTGTATCGGACTCTGGTAGCGCTCGGCCTATTGAATAACTTTGCCGGTCTGATTGTGGTGTATGTGGCCGTGGTCCTGCCATTCACCACCTGGTTCTTGAAAGGCTACTTCGACACGATCCCACACGACCTAGATGACGCAGCGTCTATAGATGGTTGTAGCCGCATACAACTCCTATGGAGGGTGCTGCTGCCGGTTTGTGCCCCCGGCATAGCTTCGTCAGCCATTATCGTGGCGGTATTGAGCTGGTCACAGTTTGTTGTGCCGTTCATCCTCCTGGATGATCGCACCATGTACCCAGTATCTGTCGGGCTCGTGAACCTGCAGTCAAACTCCGACGCGATAACTCTGCACTACCTTTCGGCTGCCAGCGTAGTCGCCATAGGACCCGTCCTGGTACTGTTCGTAATACTGCAACGTTACATCGTGGGTGCTTTGGCAAGCGGAGCAGTCAAGGGCTGA
- a CDS encoding carnitinyl-CoA dehydratase, with product MTDAAEAVRAERSGGVLEITLDRPKANAIDSATSCKLAEAFLAFRDDPELRVAIVTGAGERFFSAGWDLKAAAGGEAVDADHGPGGFAGLTELFGLDKPVIAAVNGLAVGGGFELALACDLVVAADHAQFSLPETTLGIIPDAGGAFRLPRRLPRVIAMEMMLTGRSMDSEEAARWGLVNSSVPAETLMDEARRLAQRVASAAPLAISALKEITAATENLGVEEAYAYIRSGSMRTYESMLVSEDAREGPRAFAEGRKPTWRGL from the coding sequence ATGACAGACGCTGCGGAAGCCGTGCGCGCCGAGCGGAGCGGCGGGGTGCTTGAGATAACGCTCGACCGTCCCAAGGCGAACGCCATCGACTCTGCGACAAGCTGCAAACTGGCCGAGGCTTTCCTCGCCTTCCGCGACGATCCGGAACTCAGAGTCGCGATCGTGACCGGCGCTGGCGAGCGGTTCTTCTCCGCCGGCTGGGATCTCAAGGCCGCTGCGGGAGGCGAGGCTGTGGATGCCGACCACGGTCCCGGCGGCTTCGCGGGTCTCACCGAGCTCTTTGGCCTCGACAAGCCCGTGATCGCCGCAGTGAACGGGCTCGCGGTCGGCGGTGGCTTCGAGCTTGCGCTGGCCTGTGACCTCGTGGTTGCAGCAGACCACGCCCAGTTCTCTCTGCCCGAGACAACCCTGGGAATCATCCCGGACGCCGGTGGCGCGTTCCGGCTGCCCAGGCGGCTACCCCGAGTCATAGCAATGGAGATGATGCTCACAGGACGGAGCATGGACTCAGAGGAGGCCGCGCGGTGGGGTCTCGTCAACTCCTCGGTGCCGGCGGAGACGCTGATGGATGAGGCCAGGCGGCTGGCGCAGAGGGTCGCCAGCGCAGCCCCACTCGCTATCTCCGCCCTCAAGGAGATAACGGCCGCCACCGAGAATCTGGGCGTCGAAGAAGCCTACGCGTATATAAGGAGCGGGAGTATGCGCACTTATGAGAGCATGCTGGTATCCGAGGATGCTCGGGAAGGTCCTCGCGCATTCGCAGAAGGTCGTAAGCCAACTTGGCGCGGACTGTAG
- a CDS encoding acetate--CoA ligase family protein has protein sequence MTPRGNVQRLLAPRSIVFVGGRDLAGAIHNCEDLGYEGRILVVNPKYEELAGYPCYPSIAELPEAPDAAFVGIRREATIEAVGELAALGVGGCVCYAAGFAELGHEGEALQEELVAAAGEMALVGPNCYGMLNYLEGPALWPDLHGGERTERGVAVVSQSGNISLNVTMADRSLPLSHVISIGNQAVLGLADYVDALIEDPRVQAIGLYVEGIKDVGAFSRAALRAQERGVPVVALKSGSSSLGTRITRSHTSSLSDPDELYDALFERLGIVRAGTLAKFLETLKLLAYTGPLKGRKIGVLAGSGGDSAMFADLAAPLGLSLPELDDSQEAAFAEQLGDFVSISNPLDYNTAVWGDREKLQRCFTTMMRGEFDVTVLTLDYPRGGEWDVDAWNAAADALISSQKETCKVAAVACTIPELLPSDARQRLLDGGVVPLQGLPEATAALAGAAWYAERRREISDEDSAESLVPAAPGRAPRKPRLLDEWESKRLLAASGVRVPEARTSSAGEAAGVAAGIGYPVVVKPVAAELAHKSDHDAVALDLRDDSEVRTAVERVAAAGLSNGSNGEDGFLIERMVRGAVAELIIGLRRDERFGLALVVGSGGTLTELVRDSATVLLPAGRAEISRALDSLKVSALISGFRGGPAGDREAAVQAVLDISAFADERRDEIEELEVNPLLVLPRGEGAVAADALIRMQSE, from the coding sequence TTGACACCGCGAGGTAACGTGCAGCGTCTGCTCGCGCCCCGGAGCATCGTCTTCGTCGGGGGGCGGGATCTAGCGGGGGCCATCCATAACTGCGAGGACCTCGGCTACGAGGGGCGCATCCTGGTGGTGAACCCCAAGTACGAGGAGCTGGCCGGTTACCCTTGCTATCCGTCCATCGCCGAGCTGCCGGAGGCGCCGGACGCCGCCTTCGTCGGTATCCGGCGGGAGGCTACCATCGAGGCAGTGGGGGAGCTCGCGGCCCTCGGGGTCGGCGGCTGCGTGTGCTACGCGGCGGGCTTCGCCGAGCTGGGCCACGAGGGCGAGGCGTTGCAGGAGGAGCTAGTCGCAGCGGCGGGAGAGATGGCGCTGGTCGGGCCCAACTGCTACGGGATGTTGAACTATCTGGAAGGACCGGCCCTGTGGCCGGACCTTCACGGCGGAGAACGCACGGAGAGAGGCGTGGCGGTGGTCAGCCAGAGTGGCAATATTAGCCTGAACGTGACGATGGCCGATCGCTCTCTCCCTCTGAGTCACGTCATAAGCATCGGCAACCAGGCCGTGCTCGGCCTCGCCGACTACGTGGACGCCCTGATCGAGGACCCCCGCGTACAGGCCATCGGGCTGTACGTGGAGGGCATAAAGGACGTCGGCGCCTTCAGTCGCGCCGCGCTGCGGGCCCAGGAAAGGGGCGTGCCCGTGGTCGCCCTGAAGTCCGGGTCCTCAAGTCTTGGCACCAGGATCACGCGCAGCCACACCAGCTCGCTCTCGGATCCGGACGAGCTGTACGACGCCCTCTTCGAGAGGCTCGGCATCGTGCGCGCCGGCACGCTGGCCAAGTTCCTGGAGACGCTCAAGCTCCTGGCCTACACCGGGCCTCTGAAAGGGAGGAAGATCGGGGTGCTGGCGGGCTCCGGCGGCGACTCGGCGATGTTCGCCGACCTCGCCGCCCCGCTGGGACTCTCGCTACCGGAGCTGGACGACTCCCAGGAGGCCGCCTTCGCGGAGCAGCTGGGAGATTTCGTCAGCATCTCCAATCCACTGGACTACAACACGGCGGTGTGGGGCGACCGCGAGAAGCTGCAGAGGTGTTTTACGACGATGATGCGGGGCGAGTTCGACGTCACGGTCCTCACCCTGGACTACCCGCGTGGCGGCGAATGGGACGTGGACGCCTGGAACGCCGCCGCAGACGCCCTGATCTCCTCCCAGAAGGAGACCTGCAAGGTCGCGGCGGTGGCTTGCACGATCCCGGAGCTGTTACCGTCGGATGCCCGGCAGAGGCTGCTAGATGGTGGCGTGGTGCCGTTGCAGGGTCTTCCGGAAGCTACCGCGGCCCTCGCCGGAGCGGCCTGGTACGCGGAGCGGCGGCGGGAGATCTCGGACGAGGACTCGGCGGAGTCTCTGGTGCCCGCCGCGCCAGGCAGGGCGCCACGGAAACCGCGGCTACTGGATGAGTGGGAGAGCAAGCGGCTGCTCGCCGCCTCCGGTGTCCGAGTACCGGAGGCCCGTACCAGCTCCGCCGGAGAGGCGGCCGGGGTGGCGGCCGGCATCGGGTATCCGGTGGTCGTCAAGCCCGTGGCGGCGGAGCTTGCGCACAAGAGCGACCACGACGCCGTCGCGCTCGACCTGCGCGACGACAGTGAGGTCCGTACGGCGGTGGAGCGTGTGGCGGCCGCCGGCCTCTCCAACGGCTCGAACGGGGAGGATGGGTTCCTCATCGAGCGGATGGTCCGGGGCGCCGTCGCGGAGCTGATAATCGGCCTCAGGCGGGACGAGCGCTTCGGGCTGGCCCTGGTGGTAGGCTCCGGCGGAACGCTGACGGAGCTGGTGCGGGACAGCGCCACGGTGCTGCTCCCGGCGGGCAGGGCGGAGATCTCACGCGCGCTGGACTCGTTGAAGGTCTCGGCCCTGATCTCCGGCTTCCGGGGTGGTCCAGCGGGCGACCGTGAGGCAGCGGTTCAGGCGGTGCTCGACATCTCCGCTTTCGCGGACGAGCGCAGGGACGAGATCGAGGAGCTTGAGGTGAACCCGCTGCTCGTCCTGCCTCGCGGCGAGGGGGCCGTCGCCGCCGATGCCCTGATCCGGATGCAATCCGAATAG
- a CDS encoding acyl-CoA dehydrogenase family protein: protein MDSVSSKSIMNGTNFSLSEEHRRLQSRARAFVDEVLVSAELECEEGGGLSAGRISELTRSVVDWEFNAVNHSPEDGGQGYDNFEQMLLNEQLGRATGALWNVVMQPASSMRFATPEQKREYLAPTCRGERREAYVITEPGAGSDVRAVQTRADRIDGGFKINGEKWFTDGGGADYLLVHAHVDGDPDRPTVFFVDKDVPGVRVEKTPSFTHNYVWGHPQFVLEDVEVGEDKILGDVGEGFELTKDWFVEARLAIGARCVGAATRATEIANEFAAGRVQFGQPVRDFQAIEFMLADMAVEIMASKSMLYRVCWETANESDPKLAHARASAVKLQCSEMASRVCDKAVQIMGGRGYQRENPVERLWRDVRVDRIWEGTSEVQRMIIGGQIKKRGLDVYTGW, encoded by the coding sequence GTGGACTCTGTCTCGTCGAAGAGCATTATGAACGGTACTAACTTCTCGCTCTCGGAGGAGCATCGGCGGCTTCAGTCGCGGGCGCGGGCCTTCGTGGACGAGGTGCTAGTGTCCGCCGAACTGGAGTGCGAGGAGGGGGGAGGGCTCTCCGCCGGGAGGATTTCGGAGCTTACCCGGTCGGTGGTGGACTGGGAGTTCAACGCCGTGAACCACTCACCCGAGGACGGTGGCCAGGGCTACGACAACTTCGAGCAGATGCTCTTAAACGAGCAGCTCGGACGGGCCACGGGGGCGCTGTGGAACGTGGTGATGCAGCCGGCCTCTTCCATGCGGTTCGCCACGCCGGAGCAGAAGCGGGAGTACCTGGCGCCGACCTGCCGGGGCGAGCGCCGCGAGGCGTACGTGATCACGGAGCCCGGCGCCGGCTCCGACGTGCGGGCCGTGCAGACCCGGGCGGACCGCATAGATGGCGGGTTCAAGATCAACGGCGAGAAATGGTTCACCGACGGCGGTGGGGCGGATTATCTGCTCGTCCACGCCCACGTTGACGGCGACCCCGACAGGCCCACCGTCTTCTTCGTGGACAAGGATGTGCCTGGGGTGAGGGTGGAGAAGACCCCGAGCTTCACCCACAACTACGTGTGGGGCCATCCGCAGTTCGTGCTGGAGGATGTCGAGGTCGGCGAGGACAAGATACTTGGCGACGTGGGCGAAGGGTTCGAGCTCACCAAGGACTGGTTCGTCGAGGCGCGGCTCGCGATCGGCGCCCGGTGCGTGGGCGCGGCGACCCGGGCGACGGAGATCGCCAACGAGTTCGCCGCCGGTAGGGTGCAGTTCGGCCAGCCGGTAAGGGACTTCCAGGCCATAGAGTTCATGCTTGCGGATATGGCGGTCGAGATCATGGCTTCGAAGAGCATGCTCTACCGGGTGTGCTGGGAGACCGCCAACGAGTCCGACCCCAAGCTGGCTCACGCCCGCGCCTCGGCGGTCAAGCTACAATGCTCGGAGATGGCCAGCAGGGTCTGCGACAAGGCGGTCCAGATCATGGGCGGCAGGGGCTACCAGCGGGAGAATCCCGTCGAGCGGCTGTGGCGCGACGTGCGGGTGGACCGCATCTGGGAGGGCACCTCCGAGGTGCAGCGCATGATAATCGGCGGCCAGATCAAGAAACGTGGCCTCGACGTGTACACGGGCTGGTAG
- a CDS encoding BKACE family enzyme, protein MNREVIVSCAVTGAGDTAGKNPNVPVTPQEVADSAIEAAQAGAAVAHIHVRDPETGEGSNDPALFRKVVERIRESDTDVIINLTAGGGGDFLPNDDDPGVGAAGTDVQSPEERHAHVGALLPEMCTLDCGSYNFADFVYLNAEPWIRRQASLIQAAGVKPEIECFELGHVRLARQLVEDGLVDHPPFFQICLGIPWAAEANTETMHAMRDALPAEARDAGSWCGFGVGRMQIPMAAQSVLLGGNVRVGLEDNLYLEKGVPATNGALVDRAVGVIESLGARPVTPTEAREKLGLKVQEARV, encoded by the coding sequence ATGAACAGAGAGGTAATAGTGAGTTGCGCCGTTACGGGGGCGGGCGACACCGCCGGTAAGAACCCCAACGTGCCGGTAACTCCGCAGGAGGTAGCCGACTCTGCCATAGAGGCGGCACAGGCCGGGGCGGCGGTGGCCCACATCCACGTCCGTGACCCGGAGACGGGCGAAGGCTCCAACGACCCGGCCCTGTTCCGGAAGGTGGTGGAGCGCATCCGGGAGTCGGACACGGACGTGATCATAAACCTCACCGCCGGGGGCGGGGGTGACTTCCTGCCAAACGACGACGATCCGGGTGTGGGAGCCGCGGGTACGGACGTGCAAAGTCCCGAGGAGCGCCACGCCCACGTAGGGGCGCTATTACCGGAAATGTGTACGCTGGACTGTGGCTCGTACAACTTCGCGGACTTCGTATATTTGAATGCGGAGCCCTGGATCCGGCGCCAGGCGAGTCTTATACAGGCGGCGGGGGTAAAGCCCGAGATAGAGTGCTTCGAGCTCGGCCATGTTAGGCTGGCCCGCCAGCTAGTAGAGGATGGGCTGGTGGATCATCCGCCATTTTTCCAGATATGCCTCGGCATCCCGTGGGCTGCGGAGGCCAACACAGAGACCATGCACGCCATGCGCGACGCTCTGCCGGCGGAAGCCCGGGATGCGGGTAGCTGGTGCGGCTTCGGCGTCGGCCGGATGCAGATACCGATGGCCGCACAGTCGGTGCTCTTAGGCGGCAACGTGCGGGTCGGCCTCGAAGATAACCTGTACCTCGAAAAGGGCGTCCCGGCGACCAACGGTGCTCTTGTAGACAGGGCCGTCGGCGTCATAGAGAGCCTCGGCGCCAGGCCAGTTACCCCTACCGAGGCCCGCGAGAAGCTCGGGCTGAAGGTACAGGAGGCCAGGGTCTGA
- a CDS encoding L-carnitine dehydrogenase yields MTDEYQGRASTVCLVGAGVIGYGWAARCLAAGLDVVATDPAPGAEESIRAGVENAWPALERVGLAEGAGKERLSFTADLEEAVAGADFVQESVPEREELKQDVLARIDAAAPTRAIIASSTSGFLPSTLQKKCQHPERVMVGHPFNPVYLLPLVEVVGGEKTSPENIQRMMGFYRSIGMKPLHVKKEIDGHLSDRLQEALWRENLHLVAEGAATTKELDEAIVYGPGLRWALMGVNLTFHMAGGKEGMSHMLAQFGPALEAPWTKLQAPELTEELKERMVTGTTEQAAGRSVAELERRRDEFLIRLMELLREYWPENEISGNPKDGERNAGA; encoded by the coding sequence GTGACCGACGAATATCAGGGTAGAGCCAGCACGGTCTGCCTCGTAGGGGCGGGCGTCATAGGCTACGGCTGGGCGGCGCGGTGCCTGGCGGCCGGCCTGGACGTGGTCGCCACCGATCCCGCACCGGGCGCCGAGGAGAGCATCAGGGCCGGAGTGGAGAATGCCTGGCCCGCGCTTGAGCGGGTTGGCCTCGCGGAAGGTGCGGGCAAGGAGAGGCTATCTTTCACAGCCGATCTGGAAGAGGCGGTCGCCGGGGCGGATTTCGTGCAGGAGAGCGTCCCGGAGCGGGAGGAGCTCAAGCAGGACGTGCTCGCCCGCATAGACGCCGCCGCGCCAACGCGGGCAATCATCGCCTCAAGCACCTCGGGTTTTCTACCCTCCACGCTACAGAAAAAGTGCCAGCACCCCGAGCGGGTGATGGTTGGCCATCCTTTCAATCCCGTGTATCTGTTGCCCCTTGTAGAGGTGGTCGGAGGCGAGAAGACCTCCCCAGAGAACATACAGAGGATGATGGGCTTCTACCGCTCCATTGGCATGAAGCCCCTTCACGTAAAGAAGGAGATAGACGGGCACCTCTCCGACCGCCTCCAGGAGGCGCTGTGGCGCGAGAACCTGCACCTCGTAGCCGAGGGCGCCGCCACCACCAAGGAGCTGGACGAGGCCATAGTCTACGGTCCCGGTCTCAGGTGGGCCCTCATGGGGGTCAACCTGACCTTTCACATGGCCGGAGGCAAGGAAGGCATGTCGCACATGCTGGCTCAGTTCGGGCCCGCACTGGAAGCTCCCTGGACCAAGCTACAGGCTCCTGAGCTAACAGAGGAGCTGAAAGAGAGGATGGTTACAGGCACCACCGAACAAGCCGCGGGGCGCTCAGTCGCCGAGCTTGAGCGTCGCCGCGACGAGTTCTTGATCCGACTCATGGAGCTGCTCCGGGAGTACTGGCCGGAGAACGAGATCTCCGGTAACCCTAAGGACGGAGAGCGCAATGCCGGAGCCTGA
- a CDS encoding thioesterase family protein: protein MPEPENTGLPYNAPLRLHEAEVLPEWVDYNGHMSEAFYVLVFGHSTDALLNYIGMDAEYRERSRCSLYTLEAHVSYVREAREAEPLHVTTQLLDHDHKRAHLFHSMYHATDRRLLATGEVMMLNVDNTEPAGPRSAPFSEEISSTLKGIKASHDSLPLPEQAGRAIGIERR, encoded by the coding sequence ATGCCGGAGCCTGAGAACACCGGGCTCCCCTACAACGCTCCGCTGCGCCTGCACGAGGCGGAGGTACTTCCCGAGTGGGTGGACTACAACGGGCACATGAGCGAGGCGTTCTACGTGCTCGTCTTCGGCCACAGCACCGACGCACTGCTCAACTACATTGGCATGGATGCGGAGTACCGGGAGCGTAGTCGGTGCTCGCTGTACACGCTAGAGGCCCACGTTAGCTATGTGCGGGAAGCCCGTGAGGCTGAGCCCCTGCACGTGACGACCCAGCTCCTTGACCACGATCATAAGCGCGCCCACCTCTTCCACTCGATGTACCACGCCACGGACAGGAGGCTGCTCGCCACCGGGGAGGTCATGATGCTCAACGTGGACAACACTGAACCCGCGGGACCACGCTCGGCGCCGTTCTCGGAGGAGATCTCCTCCACCTTGAAGGGAATCAAGGCCTCTCACGACTCCCTGCCCCTACCCGAGCAGGCCGGTCGCGCAATCGGCATAGAACGCCGGTAG